One Triplophysa dalaica isolate WHDGS20190420 chromosome 1, ASM1584641v1, whole genome shotgun sequence DNA segment encodes these proteins:
- the ache gene encoding acetylcholinesterase, which translates to MKTSDFFLLPSVLLTFLFHCCLAQSDSDLTVTTRLGRVQGVRLPVPDRNHVVAFLGIPYVEPPLGKRRFRPAEPKKPWNGVLEARDYPNACYQSVDTSHPGFPGIEMWNPNRMMSEDCLYLNVWVPSSPRPQNLTVMVWIYGGGFYSGSSSLDVYDGRYLAYSEKVVVVSMNYRVAAFGFLTLNGSSEAPGNVGLLDQRMALQWVQDNIHFFGGNPKQVTIFGESAGGASVGMHLLSPDSRPLFTRAIMQSGVPNAPWATVNFDEARRRATMLGKLVGCGEGNDTELIDCLRNKNPKELIDQEWQVLPYSSLFRFSFVPVIDGVFFPDDPEAMLSSGNFKYTQVLMGVNQDEGAYFLVYGAPGFSKDNESLISREDFLEGVKMGVPHANDIGLEAVVLQYTDWMDENNPQKNRDAMDDIVGDHNVICPLQTFAKMYAQHTSLHIQPGALPGSLGWGNSGPTGYNSGNSHGGVYLYLFDHRASNLAWPEWMGVMHGYEIEFVFGLPLEKRLNYTTEEEKLSRRMMRYWANFARTGNPNMNTDGTIDSRKRWPQFTASEQKHVGLNTEPMKVHKGLRTQTCALWNRFLPRLLNITDNIDDVEQQWKVEFHRWSSYMMHWKSQFDHYSKQERCTDL; encoded by the exons ATGAAGACTTCAGACTTTTTTTTACTGCCCTCTGTGCTCCTCACGTTCCTTTTCCACTGCTGTCTTGCACAAAGCGACTCTGACCTCACTGTGACAACAAGGTTGGGCCGTGTGCAAGGTGTACGCTTGCCTGTTCCAGACCGGAATCATGTGGTCGCTTTCCTGGGCATCCCATATGTTGAGCCTCCACTTGGGAAGAGACGTTTCAGGCCAGCAGAGCCCAAAAAGCCATGGAATGGTGTTTTGGAGGCAAGAGACTACCCAAATGCCTGTTATCAGTCTGTAGACACCTCTCACCCAGGCTTTCCGGGCATTGAGATGTGGAACCCCAACAGAATGATGAGCGAGGACTGCCTTTACCTTAACGTGTGGGTGCCTTCTTCCCCTAGGCCACAAAATCTCACAGTGATGGTTTGGATATACGGTGGTGGCTTCTACAGTGGTTCCTCTTCTCTTGATGTGTATGATGGCCGTTACTTGGCATACTCTGAAAAAGTAGTGGTTGTATCGATGAACTACCGTGTCGCTGCTTTTGGATTCCTTACACTAAATGGTTCGTCAGAGGCACCGGGAAATGTTGGTCTCCTTGACCAGAGGATGGCCCTCCAGTGGGTACAAGATAACATTCACTTTTTTGGAGGTAACCCAAAACAGGTCACCATTTTTGGAGAAAGTGCTGGCGGAGCCTCAGTGGGCATGCATCTTCTGTCACCGGACAGTCGGCCTTTATTCACACGTGCCATAATGCAGAGTGGTGTTCCTAACGCACCCTGGGCTACCGTTAACTTTGATGAGGCCCGCAGGAGGGCCACCATGCTGGGCAAGCTCGTTGGCTGCGGTGAGGGTAATGACACTGAGCTGATCGACTGCCTGAGGAACAAGAATCCAAAAGAACTCATTGATCAAGAATGGCAAGTACTCCCCTATAGCAGCCTGTTCCGCTTCTCCTTTGTACCTGTCATAGATGGGGTGTTCTTCCCTGATGACCCCGAAGCCATGCTCAGCTCAGGGAACTTCAAATACACTCAGGTCCTGATGGGTGTGAATCAGGACGAGGGAGCTTATTTCTTAGTGTACGGTGCACCAGGGTTCAGCAAAGACAACGAGAGTTTGATTTCACGAGAGGACTTCCTAGAAGGTGTGAAGATGGGGGTTCCTCATGCTAACGACATTGGCTTGGAGGCAGTTGTACTTCAGTATACGGACTGGATGGATGAAAACAACCCTCAAAAGAATCGTGATGCCATGGATGATATTGTAGGAGATCATAATGTTATCTGTCCTCTACAGACTTTTGCAAAGATGTATGCCCAGCACACTAGTCTCCATATCCAGCCAGGAGCACTACCAGGGTCACTGGGCTGGGGAAACTCTGGACCAACAGGCTACAACAGTGGGAACTCTCATG GGGGTGTGTATCTTTACCTGTTTGACCATCGAGCCTCAAACTTGGCCTGGCCTGAGTGGATGGGTGTAATGCATGGGTATGAGATTGAGTTCGTGTTTGGCCTACCTTTAGAGAAAAGGCTGAATTACACCACTGAAGAAGAGAAACTTAGCCGACGTATGATGAGATACTGGGCCAATTTCGCACGCACTGG TAATCCTAACATGAACACTGACGGCACCATAGACAGTAGGAAGAGGTGGCCTCAGTTTACAGCGTCTGAGCAAAAGCATGTGGGCTTGAACACAGAGCCAATGAAGGTGCACAAGGGTCTGAGAACACAGACTTGTGCTCTGTGGAACCGCTTCCTTCCTCGACTGCTTAACATCACAG ACAACATTGATGATGTTGAACAACAATGGAAAGTGGAATTCCACCGTTGGAGCTCTTACATGATGCACTGGAAGAGCCAGTTCGACCATTACAGCAAGCAAGAGCGCTGTACAGACCTCTAG
- the zgc:92664 gene encoding chromatin complexes subunit BAP18, translated as MTSASTKVGEIFSAAGAAFTKLGELTMQLHPVADMSPAGAQTKTTVKRKIYEDTGVVSTDSLKKITKKLPVSMPPPGPPKVIAVSKSQVVVTAGLQGPATCPSSIKSSKTAEVTLSALNDSDANSDLVDIEGLGDSSTSKKLNFDQDSLNLDSSLIMNSSDLPLLSR; from the exons atgacCTCTGCCTCTACTAag GTTGGCGAGATTTTTTCTGCAGCTGGAGCTGCGTTCACAAAATTAGGAGAGCTTACCATGCAACTGCATCCAGTGGCAGACATGAGTCCAGCAGG TGCACAAACGAAAACAACAGTCAAGAGGAAGATTTATGAAGACACTGGAGTTGTATCCACTGATTCTTTAAAGAAGATCACCAAAAAGTTGCCGGTTTCTATGCCTCCCCCTGGACCACCTAAAGTCATTGCTGTGTCAAAATCTCAGGTTGTGGTGACTGCCGGTTTACAGGGTCCAGCTACATGTCCATCTAGCATTAAGTCATCAAAGACTGCTG AGGTCACTCTCAGTGCATTGAATGACTCTGATGCAAACAGTGATCTAGTAGATATAGAAGGGCTGGGTGATAGTTCCACATCGAAAAAGCTCAATTTTGATCAAG ATAGTCTAAATCTGGATTCCAGCCTCATCATGAATTCCAGTGACTTGCCTCTGTTATCCCGTTGA